From Halorientalis litorea:
CGCGACGACGATGGGGAGGACCGTAATCGAATCCCCTAGCGCGCCGGTGAGTTCGCCGTATCGGAGTTCGAACGCCCGAGACGGCGGTAGGTAGTTCGAGACGGCCACATCGAACGATACAGGTCCGAGAACATGAGGGTTGCTAGAAACCGGAAACTGTTCCTTCACGGACGAGCGGTAACGCGCTAGTGTTACGCCGACGCTCGGCGGGCGTGGTGAATCGATGACAGGTGTCTGACGCGATTTTAAGTCCCCACCTCCCGTCGCTTCCGATAGGGCGCGCACTAGACGGCCTCAGTCTCCCATCCTCCCTGCGCGCCCGGCTTTCCGTTAGACCCCCAACCCCTCGGGCCTCACTTTCAGGCCGCTTCGCCGCGGAACTGGGCGCGCACGTCTTCGAGTGCCTCGGGTGGGGCGATGAGCGCGACGCTGTCGTCGGCCTCGATGACAGTTCGGGGGAGCGGGATGGTCATCGCTTCGTTCTCGCGGCCGTGCGCGTAGATACGGGCGTCTCCGGGCAGTTGGACCTCGACCACTCGGGTCCCGACGAGTGGAGAGTCCGGGGGGACGTGGACTGTCGCGGCAGTGAGGTGTTCCGTAATCTCCGCGAGGACGTTGAAGTCGCCGCCGAGCAGTGCCGTCTTCGCGCCGGCCGCCCCCAGCCGTTCCGGGTAGATTATCTCGTCGACGTCCTCGGCGTACTTCTCGTATATTTCCTCGCGGTAGTCCTCGTCGATGCGGAGGACGGTCCGGCACCCGTGCTGACTGCCGACCATACAGGCCGCGAAGTTCGTGTTCAGGTCACCCGTCAGTGCGGCGATGGCGTCCGCGGTGTCGAGAGCCGTCTGTTCCAGCACGCTCTCCTCGGCACCGTCACCCTCGACGACGTCGAAGCCGTCTGCTTCGGCCCGCTCGACCTTGTCCGGGTCGTTCTCGACGACGACAACAGTGTGGCCCTCGGACCGGAGCGTCTGGGCCGTGCGCATTCCAACCCGACCGAAGCCGATGATGACGAATCGCATACCGTGTGGTATGTCACCAAGGATAAAAACGCTGTCCCACCCCACGAACCGGCCAGACGGGCCGGGACCGCGATTCTTATGCGTCGTGCTCACTACCCCCATGCTGATGTCGGACCGCGATTCAGTCCGCGACGCCCTGTTCCAGCACTCTGACAGCCGCCCGTGTCGTCTCGTCTGGGCAGCGGTCGACGACACGCAGACGACGCCGGACGACATCGGCCCCCGTGACTACGTCGAGGTGTTGCGGGTCACCGATGGGGCCGTCTGTCTGGTCGGGAGCGAGGACCAAGCGGACCTGTACGTCCGCTGGGACGGGAGTCGGGGGCAGTTCGTCTACGTGGCGTTTTGGCCGCCGTGGGGTGTCGTCGACGCTGGCGCGACCGACCGGGATGGGGCCGTTGCCCTCGTCACGGAGCGTGACGGCCCGGCCCCGGTCCACGTCACGGAGACGCCGTTCGGAAACGGTGGGCCTGCGGCGGACCTGAGCGGTCTCGTCTGAGCGGCGTCGTGACTCACGACGAGCGTCGAAAAGAAACGAGAGACTGGTGTCAGACGGTTAGTTGCCGACGTCCATCGCGCGGTCGACGACGTCCTCACCGTAGAGGTCAGCGAGGTCGTCGTGCTGGTCGGGACGGTTCTCGTACACGTCCTGGAACAGCGCGACGGGCGTCATGAGGGCCTGATAGGTTGCTTCGTCCCACATACGGTCGCTACTGACCTCGACCTGCACGCCGTCGATTTCGATGGTTGCCGCGCGGGTCATCGCGATGGCACCCTGCCCGGCCTCCTTGGCCGCCTCGAACTCCTCCATGGAGTCGACGATGTCGTCCATGCTCGGGACGTAGTCGACCAAGTCCAGCAGTTCGTCGGCGAGGTCCTCCTCGGACTCGACGAATATTTCGTCGCTGCCGACTTCGAGTTCGTAGCCGCCGTCCTCCGCTTCGAGTTCGATGCGGTCGCCGCTGTAGACTTCGACGCCGTCCTGGCTGTCGAGTTCGACCTCGCGGCCGTCGGCGTCGATGAGCCAGTAACCCGCTTCCGGCGGGAGCGGACTCTTGTTGGCTTCGACGACCTGACCCGGCGTCAGCGACCAGATGCCGAGCATCCCCATCGCGTTGTTGGCCGTGATGCGGTCGTGGTAGCCCTCGACGTCGCGGATGTCGTCGTACGGGCCGTCAACGGCGATACAGCCGGCCGCGCTCGCGGCGCGCGAGGTATTGTGGCGCAGTTCCTTCCACTCGGGGAGGCCGCCGGTCGGCGTGATGGCGCGCATGTCCTTCGTGTAGTCGACCTCGCCGTCGACCAGCAGGAACAGGCGTTCGAGGTTGTTGTCGGCCTTGCCCATCTCCTCGCGGAGTTTGCCCATGGCCAGTTCGGCGGACCCGGATTCGATGATGACGGACATGGCGAGACTGCCCTCTTCGAGGCCGTGTTCGTTCTCGACGATGGTGATGAACTCGTCGGCCTTCTTCCAGTCGTCGATGTCACCGACCTCGGGGATGACGAACCCGTCGATGTTCTCGACGGCTCCGTTCTCCGGGTCCGCGATTTCGAGCATGTGCTGGAAGCCCTTGTAGCGGGTCTCGGGGCTGTCGCGGTGCCAGACGACGCGGGGGTGAATCTCGCCGGGGAACTCGTCACCGCTTTCGGCGACGACTTCGGCGATGTTTTCGGCACCCTCGTCGCGCATGTTCGGTGCCGTCGCGTCCTCGTTGTCCGGCACCCACACGTCCGGTGCTTCCATGCCGCGGAGTTCGATGGACTTCCGCAGCATCTCCGCGGTGTCGTCCTTCTCGCTGACGGCTGTCGGCGTCGTGAAGAACGTCCGCACGAACTTTCGGTCGTGGAGACGCTCGTCGATTGCAGTCATTGTAGTCACTCGTACGGATTACTCCACGATTATTAAAGGTGGTAGAATCGAGTCGACAGACAGCGTCGGCCGCGTTTACACAGCCACGGCTCGGCGGCGACACGAAAGAAAAATCGAACTCAGAGACGCGGTCCGGCGTCGGAAGACGCCGACTGCGGTGGGCCGATCAGTCGTCGTTGTCCGACTTGATGACCGTCTCGCCTTCCTCGGAGAAGCCGGCCGACTCTTCCTGGCGCTGCTGGGCCTCGGGGTCGAATTCGGCTTCGATCTCTTGGAACCGCGGGACGAACGAGAGCTCGTGGTGGCTCTCGGTCTCGTGACCCAGGTAGCGGTCTTCGAGGTCCCACTGCGCCTGCTCGTCGTTCTCCGCGATGTTCTTCATGTCCTCGTAGACGGCGTGGGCACCCGAGTGCAGGGCGTACAGCGTGATGAACTGGTACTTGTAGCCCAGGTCGCCGAGTTCCTGGAACGTGAGCGGGTCCTCTTCCTCGGACCACGCGAAGGAACTGGAGTAGTTGAACGCGAGGTCGATTTCGGGGTGGGTCTCGTGAAGCGTCTCGGCGTAGTTGACGGCGTCCTCGCGGGACGGGTCGGGCATCTCGGGCCAGACCAGGTCGACGCCGGCGTCCGCGTAGATGCGGCCGCGTTCGAGGTGTTCCTCCCAGTCGCCGTTGGCCGAGCCGTAGGCGTCGGTCCGGGCGATGATGACGGTGTCCTCGTCCTGCTTGGCGTCGACGGCCGCGCTGAAGCGGGCCTCTGCCTCCTCGCGGGAGACGATCTTCTTGCCGGCGATGTGACCACAGCGCTTGGGCGACGTCTGGTCCTCGATGTGGACCGCGGCGACGCCAGCCTTCTCGTACTCGCGGACGGCACGGCGGACGTTGTGGACGCCACCGTAGCCGGTGTCACAGTCGGCGATGACCGGCAGTTCGGTCGCTTCGACGATGCGCTTTGCGTTCTCGACCATCTCGGTCATCGTGACCATCTCGAGGTCCGGGAAGCCGAACTGGCCCAGCACCGTCG
This genomic window contains:
- the aceB gene encoding malate synthase AceB, producing MDERLHDRKFVRTFFTTPTAVSEKDDTAEMLRKSIELRGMEAPDVWVPDNEDATAPNMRDEGAENIAEVVAESGDEFPGEIHPRVVWHRDSPETRYKGFQHMLEIADPENGAVENIDGFVIPEVGDIDDWKKADEFITIVENEHGLEEGSLAMSVIIESGSAELAMGKLREEMGKADNNLERLFLLVDGEVDYTKDMRAITPTGGLPEWKELRHNTSRAASAAGCIAVDGPYDDIRDVEGYHDRITANNAMGMLGIWSLTPGQVVEANKSPLPPEAGYWLIDADGREVELDSQDGVEVYSGDRIELEAEDGGYELEVGSDEIFVESEEDLADELLDLVDYVPSMDDIVDSMEEFEAAKEAGQGAIAMTRAATIEIDGVQVEVSSDRMWDEATYQALMTPVALFQDVYENRPDQHDDLADLYGEDVVDRAMDVGN
- a CDS encoding potassium channel family protein; this translates as MRFVIIGFGRVGMRTAQTLRSEGHTVVVVENDPDKVERAEADGFDVVEGDGAEESVLEQTALDTADAIAALTGDLNTNFAACMVGSQHGCRTVLRIDEDYREEIYEKYAEDVDEIIYPERLGAAGAKTALLGGDFNVLAEITEHLTAATVHVPPDSPLVGTRVVEVQLPGDARIYAHGRENEAMTIPLPRTVIEADDSVALIAPPEALEDVRAQFRGEAA
- the aceA gene encoding isocitrate lyase, whose amino-acid sequence is MIRDVDNKKARELREMLNTQDFVFAPGLYHALDARLAEMAGLDAAYMSGYSTVLGQFGFPDLEMVTMTEMVENAKRIVEATELPVIADCDTGYGGVHNVRRAVREYEKAGVAAVHIEDQTSPKRCGHIAGKKIVSREEAEARFSAAVDAKQDEDTVIIARTDAYGSANGDWEEHLERGRIYADAGVDLVWPEMPDPSREDAVNYAETLHETHPEIDLAFNYSSSFAWSEEEDPLTFQELGDLGYKYQFITLYALHSGAHAVYEDMKNIAENDEQAQWDLEDRYLGHETESHHELSFVPRFQEIEAEFDPEAQQRQEESAGFSEEGETVIKSDNDD